In one Mucilaginibacter sp. PAMB04168 genomic region, the following are encoded:
- a CDS encoding DHA2 family efflux MFS transporter permease subunit, producing the protein MAEVGFKKWIITITVITASLLELIDTTIVNVSLPTIQGNLGATLEDVAWITTGYAVANVIILPMSGWLGSFFGRKNYFLASIVIFTIASFLCGNATTLTELILFRILQGMAGGGLISTSQAILLETWPREQVGTATALFGLGAVVGPTVGPTIGGYITDHYSWPWIFYVNIPVGILAAIFTIMYVRPTAPEGRNKPIDWWGIALLAIAVGSLQTILEKGESEDWFATPYITALTATSIVGVLLFIWREMSTDHPIVNFKIMRHRSFSIGMFTSFILGFGLYGSVFVFPVFCQALLGFSAQQTGELLFPGGLFTIFMMPFVGRMLNKGVPAQFMATVGMFLFFVFTHILSNSTLQTGESDFFWPLAIRGVGMALLFVPLTTLAISDLKGAEIGQGAGLNNMMRQLGGSFGIAALTTLIHIRQQGHRNNLLININQYNPAFNERLQGMIHNFMAHGRSLMDATKMAYASMEGTITRQAMLLTYDDAYWLTGLVMLFSIPLLYLQPFKKNLKPAADVH; encoded by the coding sequence ATGGCAGAAGTAGGATTTAAAAAGTGGATCATTACCATCACGGTAATTACAGCTTCGCTACTGGAGCTGATTGATACCACCATTGTAAACGTATCCTTGCCAACGATACAAGGTAACTTGGGTGCCACGTTAGAAGACGTAGCCTGGATTACCACCGGTTATGCGGTAGCTAACGTAATCATCCTGCCTATGTCGGGCTGGTTAGGTAGCTTTTTTGGCCGTAAAAATTATTTTCTGGCTTCTATCGTCATCTTTACCATCGCCTCGTTTTTGTGCGGTAACGCTACTACACTAACCGAGCTAATCCTGTTCCGTATTTTGCAGGGTATGGCCGGTGGTGGGCTAATATCAACCTCGCAGGCTATCTTGTTAGAAACCTGGCCCCGCGAGCAAGTGGGTACGGCTACTGCCTTGTTTGGTTTAGGTGCGGTTGTTGGCCCTACAGTAGGCCCAACCATTGGTGGTTACATAACCGACCATTACTCATGGCCCTGGATATTTTATGTAAATATACCGGTAGGTATATTGGCAGCCATATTTACCATTATGTATGTAAGGCCCACCGCACCCGAGGGGCGCAATAAGCCTATCGACTGGTGGGGCATTGCATTGTTGGCCATAGCGGTTGGCAGTTTACAAACCATTTTGGAAAAGGGTGAATCGGAAGATTGGTTTGCTACACCGTACATTACAGCGCTTACAGCAACTTCAATAGTTGGCGTATTGCTGTTTATATGGCGCGAAATGAGTACCGACCACCCCATTGTGAACTTTAAGATCATGCGGCACCGGAGTTTTTCCATTGGGATGTTCACCTCTTTCATTTTGGGCTTCGGCTTGTATGGTTCGGTATTCGTGTTCCCGGTATTTTGTCAGGCATTGTTAGGCTTTTCAGCCCAGCAAACAGGGGAGTTGCTCTTCCCAGGTGGATTATTTACCATATTTATGATGCCTTTTGTGGGCAGGATGTTAAATAAAGGTGTGCCGGCGCAGTTTATGGCAACGGTTGGTATGTTCCTGTTCTTTGTGTTTACCCACATCCTGAGCAACTCAACGCTGCAAACCGGCGAAAGTGATTTCTTTTGGCCGCTGGCTATACGCGGTGTAGGTATGGCGTTACTGTTCGTACCGTTAACTACACTGGCTATATCAGATCTTAAAGGCGCCGAAATTGGACAGGGTGCTGGTTTGAACAATATGATGCGCCAATTAGGCGGTTCATTCGGTATTGCAGCATTAACTACGCTAATTCACATACGGCAGCAAGGGCATCGTAATAACTTACTGATTAACATTAATCAGTATAACCCGGCGTTTAATGAGCGGTTGCAAGGTATGATTCATAACTTCATGGCGCATGGCCGCTCGTTGATGGATGCAACCAAGATGGCTTATGCCTCAATGGAAGGAACGATTACCCGCCAGGCTATGCTTTTAACGTATGATGATGCTTATTGGCTTACCGGTTTAGTAATGTTGTTCTCTATACCGCTATTATACCTGCAGCCATTCAAAAAGAATTTGAAGCCCGCTGCAGATGTGCACTAA
- a CDS encoding efflux RND transporter periplasmic adaptor subunit, translating to MKIRYIVYIAIALIVGYLVYNKLHGDKGKEGQGQATGGAGGGKDGKRKGGPIPVTVQIVKDTVMTNTINLTGTVDANERVNLISQTAGNITGIYFTEGGHVTKGQVLVKVYDQDLQATLKQNQYQIALAKENEYRNRVLLQKEAVSRQEYDTSLSSYNTLKAQGDVIKAQIARTVVRAPFSGVIGLRNVSPGGYLSPSTAIATLVNTDPMKVTFSIPERYRSFVKPGSKVNFTIASSRNNFSATVYAIDPSVDPSTRTVTVRARAANPRNEITAGGFAKINLVLEQSPRAIMVPTQCVVPDLKSSKVFLARNDTAIAVPVKTDNRTDVAIEVTEGLKPGDSLIVSGIIQMRPKVPLKIIKVLH from the coding sequence ATGAAGATCAGATACATAGTTTATATAGCAATAGCTTTGATTGTTGGTTACCTGGTTTACAACAAACTTCATGGTGATAAGGGTAAGGAGGGGCAGGGCCAAGCCACCGGTGGTGCCGGCGGCGGTAAAGACGGTAAGCGCAAAGGCGGCCCTATACCGGTAACTGTTCAAATAGTTAAGGATACGGTAATGACCAATACCATTAATTTAACCGGTACTGTTGACGCCAACGAGCGTGTTAATTTAATTAGCCAAACGGCCGGCAATATAACCGGCATCTACTTTACCGAAGGCGGGCACGTTACCAAGGGGCAGGTACTGGTGAAGGTATATGATCAGGATTTGCAGGCTACTTTAAAGCAAAACCAGTATCAAATTGCACTGGCAAAAGAAAACGAATACCGAAACCGCGTTTTGCTACAAAAGGAAGCTGTAAGCCGCCAGGAGTATGATACGTCTTTATCGAGTTACAATACATTAAAAGCACAGGGCGATGTCATAAAGGCACAAATTGCCCGTACGGTGGTAAGAGCCCCCTTTAGCGGTGTAATTGGCTTGCGTAATGTAAGCCCGGGCGGTTATCTGTCGCCCTCAACAGCGATTGCTACGCTGGTAAATACCGATCCAATGAAGGTGACGTTTTCGATACCCGAGCGTTACAGGTCGTTTGTAAAACCAGGCAGTAAAGTGAACTTTACCATTGCCAGTTCCCGCAACAACTTTTCGGCAACGGTTTATGCTATAGACCCCTCCGTTGACCCCTCAACCCGAACCGTTACGGTAAGGGCCCGGGCGGCTAATCCGCGCAACGAGATCACGGCCGGTGGTTTTGCAAAAATTAACCTGGTGCTGGAGCAATCGCCCCGCGCCATTATGGTACCTACCCAGTGCGTAGTGCCCGATCTTAAATCAAGCAAGGTATTTCTTGCCCGTAATGATACGGCCATAGCAGTACCGGTAAAAACAGATAACCGTACCGATGTTGCCATTGAGGTAACCGAGGGTTTAAAGCCCGGCGATAGCTTAATCGTATCGGGTATTATCCAGATGCGCCCTAAGGTGCCGTTAAAAATTATTAAAGTTCTTCATTAA
- a CDS encoding peroxiredoxin, with protein MITVGEKFPSFNKKAVVSIEKGKEFEDITSDFLINDDNVWTVMFWWPKDFTFVCPTEIAEFNKNYGEFRDRDARLIGASTDSEFVHAAWRKNHDDLRDLKFPMLADTSKSLAEDLGILEPTEKIAYRATFIIDPTGVVRWVCVNDLNVGRNVKEVLRVLDGLQTDELCPCNWEKGQETLTA; from the coding sequence ATGATAACAGTTGGTGAAAAATTTCCTTCTTTTAATAAAAAAGCTGTAGTTAGCATTGAAAAAGGAAAAGAGTTTGAAGACATAACTTCTGATTTTTTGATAAACGATGATAACGTTTGGACTGTAATGTTCTGGTGGCCAAAAGACTTTACTTTTGTTTGCCCTACTGAGATCGCTGAGTTTAACAAAAATTACGGTGAGTTCCGCGACCGCGACGCTCGTTTAATCGGTGCTTCTACCGACTCTGAGTTTGTACACGCAGCCTGGAGAAAAAATCATGATGATTTACGTGACCTGAAATTCCCAATGCTGGCTGATACTTCTAAATCATTAGCTGAAGATCTGGGTATTTTAGAGCCTACCGAAAAAATCGCTTACCGTGCTACTTTCATTATCGATCCTACTGGTGTTGTACGTTGGGTTTGTGTTAACGACCTGAACGTTGGCCGTAACGTTAAAGAAGTTTTACGTGTATTAGACGGTTTACAAACTGACGAGCTTTGCCCTTGTAACTGGGAAAAAGGTCAGGAAACATTAACTGCATAA
- a CDS encoding carboxymuconolactone decarboxylase family protein → MSESTDIIEELLQSVAVDKDYRTESLTLLEKGESRYLRDLKLNLTSTLTSEHLNTKECALIALSTAINNNNKPLTQYFTKYAEEQGATAAETGEAAGCASLLASNNIFYRFRHFTQKEKYTQIPARIRMQLMMKPVTGKEFFELMSLAISAVNGCEMCVNAHEDSLIKLGTTEERIFDAVRIASLVTATGKIIF, encoded by the coding sequence ATGAGCGAAAGCACCGATATCATAGAAGAATTACTGCAAAGCGTTGCTGTAGACAAAGATTACCGTACAGAAAGTTTAACGCTGCTTGAGAAAGGCGAATCACGCTACCTGCGCGATTTAAAACTGAACCTGACCAGCACCTTAACTTCTGAGCATTTAAACACCAAAGAGTGCGCTTTAATTGCTTTAAGTACGGCTATAAACAATAATAACAAACCGTTAACCCAGTACTTCACTAAATACGCTGAAGAGCAGGGTGCTACAGCCGCAGAAACCGGTGAAGCCGCTGGCTGCGCATCATTACTGGCATCAAACAACATCTTTTACCGTTTCCGTCACTTCACACAAAAGGAGAAATACACACAGATACCTGCACGCATACGCATGCAGCTGATGATGAAGCCTGTAACCGGTAAAGAGTTTTTTGAGTTGATGAGCCTGGCTATTTCGGCTGTTAACGGTTGCGAAATGTGCGTTAACGCACATGAAGATTCGTTAATTAAGTTAGGAACTACCGAAGAGCGCATTTTTGATGCGGTACGTATTGCATCATTAGTTACTGCCACTGGTAAGATTATATTCTAA
- a CDS encoding PDZ domain-containing protein — MKKWQLNILVLFYFVLMSTTSQAAGTLQIAYTVSFPEAQAHYADIEMEIKGLAQSKLNLKLPVWTPGSYLVREFSKNVESFTAQSGSKPVSVTKTRKNVWQLNTQGLSSVKVKYRFYAFEISVRTAFIDVTHAFLSTSGMFFYPEGGLNLPSTIKIKPYKNWNKVSTSLEMVNNDPFTVKSPNYDILFDSPIEVGTQDVFDFKVGDTHYEVAMYGEANYDAERLKKDMAKVIAEEVAIFGENPNKRYVFIVHNYAKGSGGLEHLSSTVLGAARDGYAKESTYEGFLSLVAHEHFHLWNVKRLRPIALGPFDYDNENYTTNLWIAEGFTAYYDNLIVRRTQLFPVDHYFTALTGDFGIIENTPGTKIQPLSQASFDAWIKSYRPDENTINTSISYYNKGSVIGMMMDLEIINATNGRQSLDDVMRYMYNEYYKVKKRGYTDAEFKAAVEKFAGKKMDDFYRKYINGVEPLDYNKYLAYAGYHLFNENENLNQPDLGIRTVALAGGRLKVSGVLRGTSAWVDGVNVNDELVSIDGIPATDPKNLIPGKQVGDRVQVAVIRDGLPLVIPVTLLKSTIVRYNIQSRTDLTPQQLAVRKKWLKI, encoded by the coding sequence ATGAAAAAGTGGCAACTGAATATTCTTGTTTTATTTTATTTTGTACTCATGAGCACAACAAGCCAGGCAGCGGGTACGCTGCAAATAGCCTATACCGTTAGTTTTCCCGAAGCACAGGCACATTATGCTGATATTGAAATGGAGATCAAGGGCCTGGCGCAAAGTAAGCTGAACCTGAAATTACCGGTATGGACACCCGGCTCCTACCTTGTCCGTGAGTTTTCTAAAAACGTGGAATCGTTTACGGCACAAAGCGGCAGCAAGCCAGTTAGTGTAACCAAAACCCGTAAAAATGTCTGGCAGCTAAACACCCAGGGCTTATCATCAGTAAAAGTAAAATATCGCTTTTATGCCTTCGAGATATCGGTACGTACGGCGTTTATTGATGTAACGCACGCATTCCTGTCTACCTCTGGCATGTTCTTTTACCCCGAAGGTGGTCTTAACCTGCCATCAACCATTAAAATTAAACCTTACAAAAACTGGAATAAAGTATCAACCAGTTTGGAGATGGTGAATAATGATCCGTTCACGGTTAAATCGCCCAACTATGATATTCTGTTCGACTCGCCAATTGAAGTAGGTACACAGGATGTATTTGATTTTAAAGTAGGCGATACGCACTACGAGGTAGCTATGTATGGAGAGGCTAATTATGACGCCGAACGCTTAAAGAAAGACATGGCCAAAGTAATTGCCGAGGAAGTAGCCATATTTGGCGAAAACCCTAACAAGCGCTATGTTTTTATTGTGCATAACTATGCCAAAGGCAGCGGAGGCCTGGAACATTTAAGTTCTACCGTTTTGGGTGCTGCACGTGATGGATACGCTAAAGAGTCGACTTATGAAGGCTTTTTAAGCCTGGTAGCGCATGAGCATTTCCATTTGTGGAACGTTAAGCGCCTGCGCCCAATTGCTTTAGGTCCGTTTGACTATGATAACGAGAATTATACCACCAACCTGTGGATTGCCGAAGGTTTTACCGCTTATTACGACAACCTAATAGTAAGGCGTACGCAGCTGTTCCCGGTTGATCATTACTTTACGGCACTTACCGGTGATTTTGGAATTATTGAAAACACGCCTGGCACTAAAATACAGCCCCTTTCGCAAGCCAGCTTTGATGCTTGGATAAAAAGTTACCGCCCCGATGAAAACACCATTAACACCAGTATTTCATACTACAACAAGGGCTCGGTAATTGGCATGATGATGGACCTGGAAATCATAAATGCCACTAACGGCAGGCAATCATTAGATGATGTGATGCGCTATATGTATAACGAGTATTACAAAGTAAAAAAACGCGGCTACACCGACGCTGAATTTAAAGCTGCGGTAGAAAAGTTTGCCGGCAAAAAAATGGACGACTTTTACCGTAAATACATCAATGGTGTAGAGCCGCTGGATTATAATAAGTATCTGGCATATGCCGGCTACCATCTCTTTAACGAAAACGAGAACCTGAACCAGCCTGATCTGGGTATTCGCACCGTAGCGCTGGCCGGCGGCCGATTAAAAGTAAGCGGAGTTTTGCGTGGTACATCGGCCTGGGTGGACGGCGTTAACGTGAACGATGAGCTGGTATCAATTGACGGTATACCTGCAACCGACCCTAAGAACCTGATACCGGGTAAGCAAGTTGGAGACCGAGTACAGGTAGCCGTAATACGCGATGGGCTTCCGCTGGTAATACCGGTAACCTTGTTAAAAAGCACTATTGTTAGGTACAACATACAAAGCCGCACCGACCTTACACCACAACAACTGGCGGTACGCAAAAAATGGCTAAAAATATAA
- a CDS encoding HlyD family secretion protein, with translation MAQEQDIQQQEKKKPNRVIPIILGIIVIAGLIFGVKEYIYSTKHEDTDDAQIDADISPVVARVGGYVDSIYFEDNQHVQKGQELVKIDDRDYNVKLEQAQAAQQGAGATVGVSESQIYATAANSASAKAQVTSAAARLEKMQKDYARYANLIKDGSITQQQFDQAKSDLDVARANYQAAVDQYKAAQQQVGTTRNQLKVTNTGVNQRQADVDFAKLQLTYTTIKAPASGITSKKSVQLGQLVQAGQTLFSVVNDNSLYVTANFKETQLEHLRNGQKVKIEVDAFPDLELEGSVYNFSPATGARFSLLPPDNATGNFVKVVQRVPVKIKINGNKETLDKLRAGMSVNVSVSIKD, from the coding sequence ATGGCACAAGAACAAGACATCCAACAACAGGAAAAGAAAAAGCCTAATAGGGTTATTCCTATTATACTGGGCATTATCGTAATAGCCGGATTAATTTTCGGTGTAAAAGAATATATCTACTCTACCAAACACGAAGACACCGACGATGCGCAAATTGATGCAGACATAAGCCCGGTAGTAGCCCGTGTAGGCGGTTATGTAGACAGTATTTATTTTGAAGACAATCAGCACGTTCAAAAAGGACAGGAATTGGTTAAAATTGACGACCGCGATTACAACGTGAAATTAGAGCAGGCACAGGCCGCACAACAAGGTGCAGGTGCAACTGTAGGCGTAAGCGAATCGCAGATTTATGCCACTGCAGCTAATTCAGCAAGCGCTAAGGCTCAGGTTACTTCGGCTGCTGCCCGTTTAGAGAAAATGCAAAAGGATTATGCCCGTTACGCTAATCTGATTAAAGACGGCTCTATTACGCAGCAACAATTTGATCAGGCTAAATCTGATCTAGACGTAGCCCGCGCTAACTATCAGGCAGCTGTTGACCAATATAAAGCTGCTCAGCAACAAGTAGGCACAACCCGTAACCAGTTAAAAGTTACCAATACCGGTGTTAACCAGCGCCAGGCCGACGTTGACTTTGCTAAGCTGCAGTTAACTTATACAACCATTAAAGCTCCTGCAAGCGGTATCACCTCTAAAAAGAGCGTACAATTGGGCCAGTTGGTACAAGCAGGTCAAACTTTGTTCTCGGTAGTAAACGATAACAGCTTATATGTTACCGCTAACTTTAAAGAGACCCAGTTAGAGCACTTACGCAATGGACAAAAAGTGAAAATTGAAGTTGATGCGTTCCCTGATCTGGAATTAGAGGGCTCAGTTTATAACTTCTCGCCTGCCACAGGTGCCCGTTTCTCTCTGCTGCCTCCTGATAATGCTACTGGTAACTTTGTAAAAGTTGTACAACGTGTACCGGTTAAAATTAAAATAAACGGCAATAAAGAAACTTTAGATAAGCTGCGCGCCGGCATGAGCGTAAACGTTTCGGTTTCTATAAAAGACTAA
- a CDS encoding TolC family protein, whose protein sequence is MTTLINTTNHSHTLKGLRPKPWRLGVAALLSAVLLGNAANAQDRTITLDEAIKLGVENSKTLKYSQSKIDRAVSQYNQAKDQALPTGSASFMYSRAQIPANKLDLGPDQSFSLPKSANANLGIVSVEEVIYGGGRLRYAKESTDLLIQVARLDADRDKEQIAYNVVNSYYNLYRVLQSKRVVEQNLKSIDQQIHQSQRFFEQGLVTRNDVLRFQLQRSNVELNGLELENNRQVINYSLNILLGLPETTQININQLDNASLQVAPLSAYQDTALAARQELRTLDLRTRVAETNIKNTEANKLPTLAATAGLYYVNASANPFPNSGKFITPLTAGLALSWNFGSLWNNKNKVAEARIEREQTIIDKGITTDNVKNEVNQSYQNYLTAVNKIKLLETSIEQATENNRLQASRYSNATATATERADAETLLYQAQINLELARADAGLAYYNLLKATGKLTK, encoded by the coding sequence ATGACAACGCTAATTAATACAACCAATCATTCACACACCCTTAAAGGGCTGCGGCCTAAACCATGGCGTTTAGGTGTTGCAGCATTATTGTCGGCTGTGTTGTTAGGCAATGCTGCCAACGCGCAAGACAGAACCATTACGCTTGACGAGGCCATTAAACTCGGCGTCGAAAACAGTAAAACACTTAAGTACTCGCAATCGAAAATTGATAGGGCGGTATCACAGTATAACCAGGCTAAAGACCAGGCATTGCCAACAGGTTCGGCCAGCTTTATGTATAGCCGCGCACAAATTCCAGCCAATAAGTTGGACTTGGGCCCCGATCAATCATTCAGCCTGCCTAAAAGCGCCAATGCCAACTTAGGTATTGTGTCTGTTGAAGAGGTTATTTACGGTGGTGGCCGTTTGCGCTACGCTAAAGAATCAACCGATTTGCTTATACAGGTTGCCCGGTTAGATGCTGATAGAGATAAGGAGCAGATTGCTTATAACGTAGTAAACTCTTATTATAATTTATACAGGGTATTGCAAAGCAAACGCGTGGTTGAGCAAAACTTAAAATCGATTGACCAGCAAATACACCAATCACAGCGCTTTTTTGAGCAGGGCCTGGTTACCCGTAACGATGTGTTGCGTTTTCAGCTACAGCGGTCGAACGTGGAGCTTAACGGCCTGGAACTGGAGAACAACCGCCAGGTTATTAATTACAGCCTGAACATTTTGTTAGGCTTGCCTGAAACTACACAAATCAATATCAACCAGCTTGATAACGCCAGTTTACAGGTAGCGCCTTTATCGGCTTACCAGGATACGGCACTGGCCGCCCGTCAGGAATTGCGGACACTGGATTTGCGCACGCGTGTTGCCGAAACTAATATAAAAAATACAGAGGCCAATAAACTGCCTACGCTAGCCGCAACTGCTGGTTTATATTATGTTAATGCATCGGCTAATCCGTTTCCTAACAGTGGTAAGTTTATTACGCCGCTTACCGCCGGCTTAGCCTTATCATGGAACTTTGGTTCGTTATGGAACAACAAAAACAAGGTAGCTGAAGCTCGTATAGAGCGCGAGCAAACCATTATCGACAAGGGGATTACTACCGATAATGTTAAAAATGAGGTGAATCAAAGCTATCAAAACTATCTTACTGCGGTAAACAAGATCAAGCTGCTGGAAACCTCTATTGAGCAGGCTACCGAAAATAACCGTTTGCAAGCATCCCGGTATTCAAATGCTACAGCAACAGCTACTGAGCGTGCTGATGCCGAAACTTTACTATACCAGGCACAAATTAATCTGGAGTTAGCAAGAGCCGATGCCGGACTAGCCTACTACAATTTGCTTAAAGCAACCGGAAAACTTACTAAATAA